The genomic window TCTTTCTCACTCTTCTTTTTTATCATCATACTTTTGATGACTGCTATTTTGTTCAATGGAACTGTTTCAACTACATTAACTGAACATTTACATCCACTAAACAACCCTTTTCTTAAGAACCCTTTGATCGAATCTAGCTGACTGTTACTGCTACTACAACTGCTGTTACGGCTGACAGAATTTCGACTCCgattattgttgttgttggtccGAATTTTCAACTCATGGAATTCAAGTTCTGGTGCTCGAACCAAGCCTAACCTGAAAAAATCCCAGACCGATGATGATGTCTGGTTTCGACTGCTGCTGATATTCATTGGTCGAGTTTTGGACAACCTTATCTGGGGTTTTGGACTTGGATGTGTGTTGAAGTTGTTTATTGATTTGTTTGGGTTTGATTTGGAACTGGTAATTGAATTGAAACTTGTTGCTGCTGTAACTGTGGTGGAGTTACTGCTATTTGTTGAGTAATGGCTACTTCCAGTGCTACTGCTTCTGCTACTGCTAGTGACACTTGTGAACCTACTTAAGGAACCATGGTCAATGGACTCAGACCTTGGCTTGTTCTGGCTATCTTGACGGTGGCACCATATTAGGCTACTGTCTGAACTAATTGAGACACATAAGGGCAGAATTTGGCCTTTAAAGAACACTTCGTCAGCTGCACACATTTCAGGTTTTGTTGACAAACAGCCATCCCATGAGCCAAAGTTGAAATCTTCCTCGGTTTTAATGGCTTGGGATTCACCATCTTCTTCATTCCTTGGCTGGATTTGGTTCTCTTCTTTAATCAAATTGACTGGCAAATCACACAATGACaatgcttcttcttcttcctcctcagCTTCCCATTTTTGTTCTTCATCACGGTT from Gossypium hirsutum isolate 1008001.06 chromosome D12, Gossypium_hirsutum_v2.1, whole genome shotgun sequence includes these protein-coding regions:
- the LOC107945353 gene encoding uncharacterized protein, which translates into the protein MKFLKFQAMESAASNRDEEQKWEAEEEEEEALSLCDLPVNLIKEENQIQPRNEEDGESQAIKTEEDFNFGSWDGCLSTKPEMCAADEVFFKGQILPLCVSISSDSSLIWCHRQDSQNKPRSESIDHGSLSRFTSVTSSSRSSSTGSSHYSTNSSNSTTVTAATSFNSITSSKSNPNKSINNFNTHPSPKPQIRLSKTRPMNISSSRNQTSSSVWDFFRLGLVRAPELEFHELKIRTNNNNNRSRNSVSRNSSCSSSNSQLDSIKGFLRKGLFSGCKCSVNVVETVPLNKIAVIKSMMIKKKSEKEKAMFQAAMEEKTKLLQEVKIKKKMKEKRVLSRHRTYEWLKELSHAGFVDEA